The Mycolicibacterium aurum genome segment GGTGTCCACTCCAGTCAAACATGTGTGTCTCCTTATCCGAGCCCGAGGAATGCGCGGGCGTTGGTCTCCAGCACGGCGTCGTCGATGCCCGCCGCGTGTGGTAGCTGCAGGGGGTCGTGGGTTCCCATGTCGAACGGGTAGTCACTGCCGCACATCAGGTGTGTCGGATCGGCCTGCGCGGCAAGGAGCTTGAGCGTGGGAACGTCGTGGGTGAGGGTGTCGAACCACAGGTCGGCGAAGGCCTCCCGCGGCGCTCGGGTGCCGGCGGACCGCACGTCGGCCCGCTGCTGCCAGCCGTGCTGCCAGCGCCCCACCAGTGCGGGCGCGCACCCACCGCCGTGCACCAGGCAGATGCGCAGACCCTCGATTTGGTCCAGCACCCCGCCGAGGGTCAGTGCGGCGGCGGCCGTCGCCGACTCGACCGGGTTCCCGATCAGGTTGGTCAGGTAATACGACGTCCACTCCGGCCGCGCCAGCTGCATCGGATGCACCAGCACCGCGACGTCGTATTCGGCAGCAGCCGAGAGCACCTCGCGCATCGGTGCGACGTCGAAGGACGTCGTGCCGAGTAGCGGCGGTACCGCGATGCCGCGCACGTACGCCGAATCTGCCATCGCCGCGATCTGTTTCCGCGCGGACTCCGGGTTGTGCAGCGACGTCAGCGCGAGACCGAGCAGTCGGCCGCCGCTGTCCCGGCACACCTTCTCCAGGTCCTCGTTGAACGTTGCGACGAAGTCGTCGACGCCGGCGTGGTCGACGACCGGGAAGGCGAACGGCGGCGCCGAGAGAACCCTGGAGCCCAGCCCCGCGGCGTCGGTGTCACCCAGTACCCGGGTGACGTCGCTCATCGCGTCGGTCTCGATGGACAGCGGCAGATCACCGAGATGCAGCTGTCCCGCCACGTCACGCAGGGCGGGCACCGGCGAGCCAGGGGCGAGCCCGAACAGGTTCTGCGGCAACCAGTGTGCGTGGACGTCGATGGGTCCCGGCCGGATGCTCACGCGGCCGACGCTTTCGCCTCGAGCGCCTCGAAGCGGGCGAGCACCTCGGCCTGCAGGAGCGCGACCGCGGGGTCGGAGGCCCGCCGCGGCCTCGGCAGGTCCACGTCGATGATCTCGTGGATCCGGCCACCCGGTTCGAGTACGACGATCCGGTCGGACAGCTGCACGGCCTCGGTGACGTCGTGGGTGACGAACATGACGGTGCGCCGGGATTCCAGCCAGATCCGCTCCAGGTGCTCGCGCAGCGTGCGCGACGTCATGGCGTCGAGGTGGCTGAACGGCTCGTCCATCAGCAGCACGTCGGGCTCGACGGCGAATGCCCTGGCGATCCCGATGCGCTGCTGCTGACCGCCCGACAGTTGGGCGGGGAACCGGTCGGCGCAGTGGCTCAGCCCCACCAGGTCCAGGTAGTGCGCGGCCCGGTCCTGCCAGCCGGCCCGTTCATGCTGGACGAAGCCGAGGTTGGCCATCACCGTACGCCACGGCAGCAGGCGCGGATCCTGAAAGACGTACCCCACTCGTGCATCCCGCGAGCCGGCGCGCAGCGACACGGTGCCCGAGGTGTGGGTTTCGATACCGGACACGATGTTCAGCAGCGTGGTTTTCCCGCTGCCGGAGGGGCCGACGACGGACACGAACGTCTCGCCGGAGATCGTCAGGTCGATCTTGTCGATGACGCGGGTCACGGCGCCGCGCCGGTCGGTGAACTCTTTGACCAGACTCTGGATTTCGATGGAGGCCATGGTTTCTCGCTTTCAGAGGTGAGCGGTGACTGAGGTGACTAGGCGTTGCGCCAGCGGGTGGCGAAGCGCTCGATCGGACCGAGGAGCAGCAGGTCGGCGATGACCAGCAGCAGGATGAACACCAGCACCCAGGCCAGGAACCCGTCGAGCTGGTTGGCGTCGTACCAGTAGCGCGCCCGCCATCCCACCCCGGAGGTGGCGCCGAACCATTCGGCCAGCAGTAGCCCGTTCCACGCGCTCATGATCGCGAAACGCACTGCGGCGACGGTGGATCCGGCGACTGCGGGTACCACGATCTCGCGCAGCGCCCGCGCCCGCGGCACCCCGAACGACCTGGCCATCAGGACCAGATCGGCGGGTACCGCCCTGGTGGCCTTGGCGATGTTGACGACGACGAACGGCAGACCGGACAGGAAGACCGTCACCACCGGTGTCAGCCAGCCGAACCCGAACCACATGGTGGTCAGGAGCGCCCAGATGACCGCGGGGATGGCGAGTGCCGCCGCGTTCAGATCGGAGAAGGCGAGATCCGCGATGCGGGACAGCCCCATCAGGACCCCGAGGGCCGCGCCCACCACCAGCGCCGCGACCAGGCCGAGGAGAAAGCGGTTCATGCTGATGGCGAGGTTGTGCCAGAGCTCTCCGGCTGTCGCCTCTGCGCCGAGCCGCGTTATGGTGTCGCCCACCGAGGGCACGCGATTCCCGATCACGACGGCCAACTGCCAGGCCGCCAGGATGCTCAGCACCGCGGCCAGGGTCGCCGTGACGGTGGTGGTCTGCCCACGCAGCTGACGCTGCCAGGTCTGGGTGGTGGTCATGCCACGTCCTTCCGCCATGCGAAGAATCGGTCTTCCAGATGGGCCAGGCCTCGTTCGATGAGGATCATGGTCACGATGAACAGGGCGGTCCAGGCCAGCATGTCGGCAACCTGGAACTCCTGGTAGGCCTTGCGGATCATGAACCCGACACCGGAGCTGGCACCGAAGACCTCGGTGAGCGCCTCGACCTTCCACGCCATCGCGAAGCCGTATCGCACGCCGGCGAACACGAAGGTGGTCAGCGCGGGCAGGTAGAGGTGGCGCATGACGTCGGTGCGGTCGCGTTCGAAGGCCTGGCACATCGCCAGCAGGTTGCCGTCCACGGATCGCACGCCCTCGGCGACGTTGATCGCGATGAAGGGCAGGGCCACCAGTGCCGAGACCACGATTGGCCCGCCTGCCCCGACGCCGAAGATCAGCAATCCGAACACCGCGTACGTCAGGCCCGGCATGTTGCCCAGCACGAACAGTGGCAGCGAGAAGTACGCCGTCATGAACCGGGACCGGCCCATCACGAACCCGATCACCAGGCCGCCGACCATCGCGATGGCGAAGCCGACCGCGATCTTGGCGATGCTGATCGCGAAGTTGGAGAGGGCCTCCCCCGAGACGACGATCGCGTAGACCTGCTCGCCGACCTGCGCCGGCCGCGGCAGGATCGGGTCGTCGACCCAGGCGGCCAGGGCGGCCCACGCCCCGAGTGCGAGCAGCAGCGCGAGGCCGGAGACCAGCCAGCGTCGTTGCTGCAGAGGTGCTTTCGCGGGCCGGCGGGACGCCGGCGGCGCCGGCTCGGGCCGGGTGTCCGGCGGGGCGACAGCCTGGGTCACGGCTGGACTCCTTCGGTCGGCAGGAACTGCGGGTCGGTGATGTCGTCGGAGATGACGCCGGTGGTGCGCATCAGGTCGAAGATCGAGCTCTCGTCCTCGGCCCACTGCTCGTCGAAGCGGACTTCGTCGGTCACCCAGTCATGCTCGGCGACATAGGCTTTCATGAACGCGATGTCTTCGGGTGTGGCCACCGCGAAGTGCTGGGGGTATCGCTCGATCATCTCGTCGCGGTGCTCCTGCCACTCGGCGAGTCCGCGGTCCCACAGGTCCAGGAACGCCGACACCTCGCCCGGGTGGCCGTCCACCCAGTCCTTGCGCGCCACGAAGACGTTGCCCATCGGGCCGTCGTGGCCGGGAGCGTTCAGCTCGGCGAACAGGTCGGCCGAGGACTTGCCGTCGTAGAGCGGCCGCACCGAGCCGTCCCGCAGCTCGCGCGCGGACAGGTCCGGATAGCAGATGCAGGCGTCGATCTCGCCGCGCGCCAACAGGTTCGACAGGTTCTGGATGTCGGCGACCACGATGTCGAAGTCGCCGTCGAGCACTTTCATGTCGTGCATCTGCGCCACCAGCGCGCTCCACACGAGTGTCCCGGAGACGGTGGTGAACACCCCGAGGCGCCGGCCCCGCAGATCGGCGAGCGACTGCGCGGTATCGTCGGCGCGGACCATGATGCGGCTGCGCTCGGCGTTGTAGCGGCCGATGATGACGGTTTCGCGCTGGGTTTGCTCCTCCAAACCGGGCACCTCGAACGACGCCGTGGAGATGATGTCGGCGTGGCCGCCGGCGAACAGCCCGAACTCGTCCCAGGTGGCGCTGGTCTCGATGGAGTAGCCGGTGTCACGCTGCCACTGGTCGACGATGCCGGTGTCGTGCATGTAGTCCCAGATCGGGTCCGGGGCGAACGTGAAGCGGATGACGCCGTCCTGAGCGGTTCTCGACGAGGCCGGACCGCCGAGGCCGGCCGAGCATGCGGTGGTGAGCGCGAGCATCGCCGCCGCGGCAGTTGCCGCCGCGGTTCTGACGCAGGTGCGAAGCGATAGGGCCACCGGTACCTCCTTGTTTGTGACGGTGATCACGATGTTCACGATGCGGGGTATGGACCATTCCCGGCAATGTTCAGCCAGACATACTTATGCTCGTGGCTATGTCTGATGACACATCTGGGGTGCCGCCGCTGGAGCGCTGGCTGGTCGCGCTCGCCGAGATCGGCGAGGCGGTCGGCGGGGACGAGCCGGTCGCCGACGTGCTGGCCCGGGTGGCCCGCACGGCGTGCACGCTGCTGGGCTACGACTTCTGCGCGGTATTCCTTCCCACCGATGACGGGCGCACCCTGGCCATCCAGGGTTCCTATGGGCTGTCTGCGGACTACGTCGCGCAGGTCAACGCGGATCGGCCGATCCTGCTGGACATGCGCGGCGAGCGGGAGGCGCCGACCAGCCTCGCCTTCCGCAGCGGCGACGTCGTCACGTTGGAGGACATCGCGCTGGTACCCGACTTCACCTGGGGCGGTGTCGCCCAGGAGCAGGGCTACCGGTCGTTGATCTCGGTGCCGCTGCGGCGCGGCGGGTCGGTGGTCGGTGCGCTCAACGGGTACCGCACCACCCCGCACCGGTTCGACCGCGCCGAGGTGACGCTGGTGACGACGCTGGCCACCCAGGTCGCGATCGCACTCGGCACCGCACAGTTACGCGCCCAGGAACAGGCCACCATCCGGGAGTTGCGTCGCGCCGAGGAAGTGCACACCCTGCTGACGGCGACGGCACTGCGCGGCGAAGGGGTCACCGGTGTCGCGACGGCACTGGCCGAGCTGCTCGGGCGCGCAGTGCTGATCGAAGACGTCTACGACGAGCCGCTGGCCGACGCCGGATGGCAGGACGCCGGCGACGAGGTCTCTGATGCGCACGTCGTGGCCGAGGTGTTGCTCGACGGCCAGGCCGTCGCGCGGATTCACGTGGCGGCAACGGATTCCGAGTTGTCGGGGCTCGACGTGCGGGCCGTCGAACATGCGACGGTCGTCACCGCGCTGGAGCTGTTGCGTGCGCGTACCGCCGCCGAGGTAGAACAGCGCATCCGGGGCTCGCTCGTGGCCGATCTCCTCGGCTCCGACGACGCCGGAATGCCCGCACTGCTGGACCGCGCCCGCCGCCTCGGTTGGGACCTGTCCGGCGTCCAGACCCTGATCGCGGTCCGGCCCGCCGCCGAACGCACCCTCGCCGCCGCGGACAGGTTCCTCTCCGGGGTCTCCCCCCGGCCACTGGCCGCGCTGCACCGCGGCGACCTGGTGCTTGTGTGGCCGGCCGCCGGCCGCTCTGCCGTGGACATCGCCGGCCGGCTCGTGGACATGCTGTCGACCACCGCCGCCGGACACCTGACCGCCGCGGTGTCCCGCCAGGTCGCGGCCCGCGAGCTGCCCGGCGCCTTCCGCACGGTCCGCGGTGCGCTCGATCTTGCCGGCGACACGGGCACCTCGACGGTGATCGATCTCCACGACATCACCATCGACCACCTACTGCTGCAGCTCGACGACCCCGGGCGCCTGCGGGAGTTCGCGTCGTCGGTTCTCGGCCGCGCGGTCGACTACGACCGCACCCGCTCCACCGAGTTGCTCCACACCGCACGGGTGCTGCTCGACCACGGTCTGGACCGGCGTGCCGCCGCCGCCGCGTTGCACCTGCACCCCAACACCGTCGCGCAGCGGGTCCGTAGACTCGAGGAGCTGACCGAGCTCGATCTGGCGCGGCCGGGAGATCTGCTGCAGCTGACCGCGGCCCTCACCGTGGCCCGGATCGCGGCAGTGCAGTGACCCGTCACGTCACCGCCGTACCAGCGCCCGCCACGCCATGTCGGCCACCGACAGGCAGTACGCGTCGTCGATGTGCTGGTCGGTGTACAGCGCCCGAATGTTGATCGGCGCCAACAGGACCTGAACTCCGGTCACCGGGTCGACACCCTCTCTCAGTTCGCCGCGGACCGCCGCCTGGTCGAGGATCGCCCGCACCGTCGCAAAGCGGCGCCGCCAGTACACCATCCGCGTGTCGTCGGGGTGTTGCGCCGCCCGGTCATCCAGGACCATGGCGCGCAGAAGACGACGGCCGTCGGTGGTGTTCAGGTATCGGGCCACCGACAGCGCCACGGTCTTCAGGTCTTCGCGCAACGATCCGGTGTCGGGCGCGACGATGATGTCCTCGCACCGATAGAACAGGGTGTCCAGCAGCAACCGCTGACCGCTGCCCCAGTACCGGACCACGGCCTCCACATCGATTCCGTGCCGATCAGAGAGTGCGCCGACGCTGAAACGTTCGACGCCCCAACGGACTACCTCATCGAGGGCAGCCGCCAGCACGCGCTCCCGAAGTTCCTGCGGCACCGCTGGATCGACGAATTCCCACTGAGCAGGCATGTCCCTCGTCAACTCTAATCGTGTACTGCATCCAGTGCGCGGAAGATCCTCTGTTCGCTCACCGGGCGCGGCGTCCCGAGCTGCTGAGCCCACAGGCTCACCCGCAACTCCTCGATCATCCGCGCGATGTCCGCCACGTCGGGCGCAGCGGCGCGGGCCGGCGAGAGTGCGCGCCGCAGTTCGTCGTAGGCGTCCTGGACCGCGGCCACCCGGTCCATCCGTTCGCGATCGGCGCCGAGTCCGTGCGGAAGCCGTTCCAGCCGGCGGCCGATCGCGGTGAGGTAGCGGGTCAGGTCCGCGAGGTGGGTTACTCCCGTGGCGGCGACGAATCCCGGCGCGACCAACCGCGCCAGCTGCGCGCGGATGTCCGCGATCGCGGCGGCCTGGGATTCGGGCGGTTTCTGGGGCAGGGCCAGCTCTACGTCGTGCAGCGCGGCGAGGACCTTCTGGACGCGGCGCACGACGTCCGCCGTGGCGCCGGCGAGCCCACTGGACAACCGTTGACGGGCCGCGGTGAACTCCGCCCTCGTCCACACCGGTGCGGGCACCAGCGTCTGCACCGCCGCGTCCGCGCAGTCCTCGATCAGCGCCGACAGCGATCCGTCCGGGTTACTGCCCAGCATCAACCGGGTGCGGGTATCCAGGCCCTTCTCAACGCTTTTGGCGACCGACGGCGCGGCGAGCAGGAGCAGGCGGCGGCTGCCACGCGGCATGGCGACAGCCTGCTCGGCCTCCGTCGCGAACACCCTGATGTCCACCGCCGCGCCTGCCGGCACGAACGCCGGGTATCCGCGGACGAGGTGGCCCGCCGTCCCGGTGCGCTCGACGACGCGCGGGAGCTCGTCCAGGTCGTCGGGCCACGACCGCAGACCGCTGCGCTCCAGATCGCCCGCGACGGTCTCGGCGACGGCCTGGCGGGATGGAGCGGCGAGTTCGCGCTGCAACTGGTCGAGACTCTTTCCCCGAGAGACCACCGCTCCGTCCGCTTTCTCCACCGCGAACGTCACCCGGAGGTGCGGCGGCAACTTGTCCAGGTCGAAAGCGTCGATCGGCACCAGAACGCCGGTGCGGCGCCGCAACTCACGCTGCACGGTGTCCAGCAGCGGACCGCTGTCCGGGGTGATGGAAGCCAGCAGTGCCCGGGCCGTGTCGGGCGCGGGCACGAAGTTTCTGCGCAGGTCCTTCGGCAACGACCGGATCAGCGCGGTCAGCAGCTCCTCACGCAGCGCGGGTACCTGCCAGGCGAAGTCGTCGCCACCCAACCGGGCGAGCACGTCGACCGGTACGTGCACCGTCACGCCGTCGTCGGCGGCACCGGGATCGAAGCGGTAGGTCAGCGGCAGCGAGAGGTCGCCGGCCTGCCACGCATCCGGCTGGTCCGCGTCGGATTCGTTGCGCAGCAAGTCATCCCGCGTCAGCGTGAGCAGGTCGGGGGTGCGGTGGCGCTGCTTCTTCCACCAGCTGTCGAAATGCCGGGTGGACACCACGTCGGCGGGGACGCGCGCATCGTAGAACGCGAACACCTCCTCGTCGCCGACGAGAAGGTCACGGCGGCGTGCCCGCTCCTCCAGCTCGGCGAGTTCCTCGCGCAGGCGCACGTTGTCGCGGAAGAAGTGGTGCCGGGTCTGCCAATCCCCCTCGACGAGGGCGTGCCGGATGAACAGATCGCGCGCCACCTCGGGATCGACGTCGGCGTATCCGACCCGGCGCCGCGCGACAAGCGGCAACCCGTAGAGCGTGACCCGCTCGAAGGCCATCACCGCCCCACGCGCGGCGTCCCAGTGCGGCTCGCTGTAGGTCCGCTGGACCAGATGACCGGCGACCCGCTCGACGGCCTCGGGCTCGATACGCGCCGCTGTCCTGCCGAACAGCCTGCTGGTCTCGACGAGGTCGGCCACCACCACCCATCGGGGTGGGCGCCGGCTCAGGGCCGAACCGGGGGCCAGCACGAACTTGGCGTTGCGGGCGCCCTCGTAGGTGCGACCGTCGGTGTCCCGCATACCGATGTGCGACAACAGACCTGCCGTCAGTGCGGCATGCACGGCGGAGATGTCGGCGGGCTCGTCCTGCTCCTTGATGCCGAGGTCCCGGCAGATGCCGCGGAGCTGGCCCACCAGGTCCTGCCACTCGCGGATACGCAGGTAGTGCAGGAACTCGTCGCGGCACATCCGGCGGAAAGAACTGCCGGAGCGCTCCTTCCGCTGCTCGGTCAGGTACCTCCACAGGTTCAGGAACGAGGTGAAGTCCGAATGCTCGTCGGTGAATCGTGCGTGCTTCTGCCGGGCCGCCTCCTCGCGGTCGGCCGGCCGCTCCCGCGGATCCGGAATCGACAGCGCGGCGGTCAGCACGAGAAGCTCACGGAC includes the following:
- a CDS encoding ABC transporter substrate-binding protein: MITVTNKEVPVALSLRTCVRTAAATAAAAMLALTTACSAGLGGPASSRTAQDGVIRFTFAPDPIWDYMHDTGIVDQWQRDTGYSIETSATWDEFGLFAGGHADIISTASFEVPGLEEQTQRETVIIGRYNAERSRIMVRADDTAQSLADLRGRRLGVFTTVSGTLVWSALVAQMHDMKVLDGDFDIVVADIQNLSNLLARGEIDACICYPDLSARELRDGSVRPLYDGKSSADLFAELNAPGHDGPMGNVFVARKDWVDGHPGEVSAFLDLWDRGLAEWQEHRDEMIERYPQHFAVATPEDIAFMKAYVAEHDWVTDEVRFDEQWAEDESSIFDLMRTTGVISDDITDPQFLPTEGVQP
- a CDS encoding helix-turn-helix domain-containing protein, with protein sequence MSDDTSGVPPLERWLVALAEIGEAVGGDEPVADVLARVARTACTLLGYDFCAVFLPTDDGRTLAIQGSYGLSADYVAQVNADRPILLDMRGEREAPTSLAFRSGDVVTLEDIALVPDFTWGGVAQEQGYRSLISVPLRRGGSVVGALNGYRTTPHRFDRAEVTLVTTLATQVAIALGTAQLRAQEQATIRELRRAEEVHTLLTATALRGEGVTGVATALAELLGRAVLIEDVYDEPLADAGWQDAGDEVSDAHVVAEVLLDGQAVARIHVAATDSELSGLDVRAVEHATVVTALELLRARTAAEVEQRIRGSLVADLLGSDDAGMPALLDRARRLGWDLSGVQTLIAVRPAAERTLAAADRFLSGVSPRPLAALHRGDLVLVWPAAGRSAVDIAGRLVDMLSTTAAGHLTAAVSRQVAARELPGAFRTVRGALDLAGDTGTSTVIDLHDITIDHLLLQLDDPGRLREFASSVLGRAVDYDRTRSTELLHTARVLLDHGLDRRAAAAALHLHPNTVAQRVRRLEELTELDLARPGDLLQLTAALTVARIAAVQ
- a CDS encoding ABC transporter permease, which produces MTQAVAPPDTRPEPAPPASRRPAKAPLQQRRWLVSGLALLLALGAWAALAAWVDDPILPRPAQVGEQVYAIVVSGEALSNFAISIAKIAVGFAIAMVGGLVIGFVMGRSRFMTAYFSLPLFVLGNMPGLTYAVFGLLIFGVGAGGPIVVSALVALPFIAINVAEGVRSVDGNLLAMCQAFERDRTDVMRHLYLPALTTFVFAGVRYGFAMAWKVEALTEVFGASSGVGFMIRKAYQEFQVADMLAWTALFIVTMILIERGLAHLEDRFFAWRKDVA
- a CDS encoding amidohydrolase family protein — encoded protein: MSIRPGPIDVHAHWLPQNLFGLAPGSPVPALRDVAGQLHLGDLPLSIETDAMSDVTRVLGDTDAAGLGSRVLSAPPFAFPVVDHAGVDDFVATFNEDLEKVCRDSGGRLLGLALTSLHNPESARKQIAAMADSAYVRGIAVPPLLGTTSFDVAPMREVLSAAAEYDVAVLVHPMQLARPEWTSYYLTNLIGNPVESATAAAALTLGGVLDQIEGLRICLVHGGGCAPALVGRWQHGWQQRADVRSAGTRAPREAFADLWFDTLTHDVPTLKLLAAQADPTHLMCGSDYPFDMGTHDPLQLPHAAGIDDAVLETNARAFLGLG
- a CDS encoding ABC transporter ATP-binding protein — translated: MASIEIQSLVKEFTDRRGAVTRVIDKIDLTISGETFVSVVGPSGSGKTTLLNIVSGIETHTSGTVSLRAGSRDARVGYVFQDPRLLPWRTVMANLGFVQHERAGWQDRAAHYLDLVGLSHCADRFPAQLSGGQQQRIGIARAFAVEPDVLLMDEPFSHLDAMTSRTLREHLERIWLESRRTVMFVTHDVTEAVQLSDRIVVLEPGGRIHEIIDVDLPRPRRASDPAVALLQAEVLARFEALEAKASAA
- the hrpA gene encoding ATP-dependent RNA helicase HrpA → MPPILAGVSEPPTPDLRALRARLDGLTLRDAARLGRRLRQLRQPTDEQLARIAQQVSAGETLVANRLAAVPAITYPELPVTERRDEIAAAIAANQVVIVAGETGSGKTTQLPKICLELGRGIRGTIGHTQPRRLAARTVAARIAEELGTPLGEAVGYTVRFTDQAGDRTLVKLMTDGILLAEVQRDRRLLRYDTLIIDEAHERSLNIDFLLGYLRQLLPRRPDLKVIVTSATIEPARFAAHFGNAPIVEVSGRTYPVEIRYRPLEVTVPIPGDEDPDDPDHEVVRTELRDPTEAIVDAVAELEAEPPGDVLVFLSGEREIRDTAEALRAVTDPSHTEVLPLYARLPTAEQQKVFQPARTARRIVLATNVAETSLTVPGVRYVVDPGTARISRYSRRTKVQRLPIEPISQASAAQRAGRSGRTAPGVCIRLYSQEDFLARPRFTDPEILRTNLAAVILQMAALGFGDIEGFGFLDPPDARSVRDGVSLLQELGAFDRGGELTDVGRRLAQIPVDPRLGRMILQAQEEGCVRELLVLTAALSIPDPRERPADREEAARQKHARFTDEHSDFTSFLNLWRYLTEQRKERSGSSFRRMCRDEFLHYLRIREWQDLVGQLRGICRDLGIKEQDEPADISAVHAALTAGLLSHIGMRDTDGRTYEGARNAKFVLAPGSALSRRPPRWVVVADLVETSRLFGRTAARIEPEAVERVAGHLVQRTYSEPHWDAARGAVMAFERVTLYGLPLVARRRVGYADVDPEVARDLFIRHALVEGDWQTRHHFFRDNVRLREELAELEERARRRDLLVGDEEVFAFYDARVPADVVSTRHFDSWWKKQRHRTPDLLTLTRDDLLRNESDADQPDAWQAGDLSLPLTYRFDPGAADDGVTVHVPVDVLARLGGDDFAWQVPALREELLTALIRSLPKDLRRNFVPAPDTARALLASITPDSGPLLDTVQRELRRRTGVLVPIDAFDLDKLPPHLRVTFAVEKADGAVVSRGKSLDQLQRELAAPSRQAVAETVAGDLERSGLRSWPDDLDELPRVVERTGTAGHLVRGYPAFVPAGAAVDIRVFATEAEQAVAMPRGSRRLLLLAAPSVAKSVEKGLDTRTRLMLGSNPDGSLSALIEDCADAAVQTLVPAPVWTRAEFTAARQRLSSGLAGATADVVRRVQKVLAALHDVELALPQKPPESQAAAIADIRAQLARLVAPGFVAATGVTHLADLTRYLTAIGRRLERLPHGLGADRERMDRVAAVQDAYDELRRALSPARAAAPDVADIARMIEELRVSLWAQQLGTPRPVSEQRIFRALDAVHD
- a CDS encoding ABC transporter permease encodes the protein MTTTQTWQRQLRGQTTTVTATLAAVLSILAAWQLAVVIGNRVPSVGDTITRLGAEATAGELWHNLAISMNRFLLGLVAALVVGAALGVLMGLSRIADLAFSDLNAAALAIPAVIWALLTTMWFGFGWLTPVVTVFLSGLPFVVVNIAKATRAVPADLVLMARSFGVPRARALREIVVPAVAGSTVAAVRFAIMSAWNGLLLAEWFGATSGVGWRARYWYDANQLDGFLAWVLVFILLLVIADLLLLGPIERFATRWRNA
- a CDS encoding TetR-like C-terminal domain-containing protein — translated: MPAQWEFVDPAVPQELRERVLAAALDEVVRWGVERFSVGALSDRHGIDVEAVVRYWGSGQRLLLDTLFYRCEDIIVAPDTGSLREDLKTVALSVARYLNTTDGRRLLRAMVLDDRAAQHPDDTRMVYWRRRFATVRAILDQAAVRGELREGVDPVTGVQVLLAPINIRALYTDQHIDDAYCLSVADMAWRALVRR